A single genomic interval of Adhaeribacter pallidiroseus harbors:
- a CDS encoding M14 family metallopeptidase — MILTVLSLLLQITLLPNAGNWLTPYEKSFGKKTATYPECIRYYQQLDNAYDELKLVEYGATDSGKPLHLAILSLDKDYNPASVRRKNKRVLLIQNGIHPGEPEGIDASMMLARDYLQKKELRANLKNVVVLFIPIYNVDGSLNRNQYSRANQNGPESYGFRGNARNLDLNRDYIKATSRNAQTFAVLFREWQPDVFVDTHTSNGADYQHTMTLIATQKDKLQAPLRDYLTSQLLPQLYQQMQKQKLPMCPYVDSKGETPDTGLIGFLETPRYSTGYTTLFNTIGFVTETHMLKPFPNRVQAQYAFLDILIRLVQQDAAKIAAARQKADQEVLSQKQFALTWQLDTTALDSITFLGYAAKHKPSQVSGLSRLYYDRQAPFLKKIPYYNTYRPALTTTKPVAYAVPQAWEEVIDRLRLNRVKMRALRHDTSFTAEVYYIADYKTSSRPYEGHYLHSGVQVRTEKQRVNYFAGDYIITTNQTANRFLVETLEPQAVDSYFNWGFFDEILQPKEYFSSYVFEDIAAELLQKDLNLKKQLQEYISQNPEAAKSAQTQLDFIYRHSPYYEKSHLRYPISRIIN, encoded by the coding sequence ATGATTTTAACGGTACTTTCTCTTTTACTGCAGATTACTCTTCTGCCTAACGCGGGCAACTGGCTTACCCCTTACGAAAAAAGCTTCGGTAAAAAAACCGCCACATACCCGGAGTGCATTCGTTACTACCAACAATTAGATAATGCCTACGACGAACTGAAACTGGTGGAATATGGAGCTACCGATTCGGGGAAGCCGCTGCACCTGGCCATTTTGTCGTTGGATAAAGATTATAATCCGGCTTCCGTACGGCGGAAAAATAAAAGGGTACTCCTGATTCAAAACGGCATTCATCCGGGTGAACCCGAAGGCATTGATGCCAGTATGATGCTGGCGCGCGATTACCTGCAAAAAAAAGAACTTCGGGCAAATTTAAAAAACGTAGTAGTTTTATTTATTCCTATTTATAACGTAGATGGCTCTTTAAACCGCAACCAATATAGCCGGGCCAACCAGAACGGACCGGAAAGTTACGGTTTCCGGGGCAATGCGCGCAACCTGGATCTCAACCGCGATTACATTAAGGCTACCTCGCGCAACGCGCAAACCTTTGCCGTCCTTTTCCGGGAATGGCAACCCGATGTTTTCGTGGACACCCATACCTCCAACGGTGCTGATTACCAGCATACCATGACTTTGATTGCCACCCAGAAGGACAAGTTGCAGGCGCCGCTCCGCGATTACCTAACTTCCCAACTTTTGCCGCAATTGTACCAGCAGATGCAAAAGCAAAAATTGCCGATGTGCCCCTACGTGGATAGTAAAGGCGAAACGCCCGATACGGGCCTGATTGGATTTTTAGAAACACCGCGTTATTCTACCGGTTACACTACTTTGTTTAATACCATTGGTTTTGTAACGGAAACGCATATGTTAAAACCTTTCCCGAACCGAGTACAGGCGCAGTATGCTTTCCTGGATATTCTCATCCGGCTGGTACAACAAGATGCGGCTAAGATTGCCGCGGCGCGCCAAAAAGCCGACCAGGAAGTACTTAGCCAAAAACAATTTGCCTTAACCTGGCAGTTAGACACTACGGCCCTTGATTCCATTACTTTTTTAGGCTATGCGGCCAAACATAAACCCAGCCAGGTAAGCGGCCTGAGCCGTTTGTACTACGACCGCCAAGCTCCATTTCTTAAAAAAATACCATACTACAATACGTATCGGCCAGCCCTAACCACTACCAAACCGGTAGCTTATGCAGTGCCGCAGGCTTGGGAAGAAGTAATCGACCGCTTACGATTAAACCGGGTAAAAATGCGTGCACTGCGCCACGATACCAGCTTTACGGCCGAAGTATATTACATCGCCGATTATAAAACCAGTAGCCGCCCGTACGAGGGCCATTACCTGCACTCGGGCGTGCAGGTACGTACTGAAAAACAACGTGTAAATTATTTTGCCGGCGACTACATTATTACCACCAACCAGACCGCCAACCGTTTTCTGGTAGAAACGTTGGAGCCCCAAGCCGTAGATTCCTATTTTAATTGGGGCTTTTTTGATGAAATCCTGCAGCCAAAAGAGTATTTCTCTTCTTACGTTTTCGAGGATATTGCCGCTGAGCTACTGCAAAAAGATTTAAATTTAAAAAAACAATTGCAGGAATATATAAGTCAAAATCCCGAAGCCGCTAAAAGCGCACAAACCCAATTAGATTTTATTTATCGCCACTCGCCCTACTACGAAAAATCACATTTGCGCTACCCTATAAGCCGAATCATAAATTAG